From the Phoenix dactylifera cultivar Barhee BC4 unplaced genomic scaffold, palm_55x_up_171113_PBpolish2nd_filt_p 001391F, whole genome shotgun sequence genome, one window contains:
- the LOC120108553 gene encoding BURP domain-containing protein 3-like, producing MGPFLLVLFAHAIGVSHAHAASPAEVYWHAVLPKTPMPGAIRDILADKEARTAVNVSEGGLSFNISKGKNFARLGNSYIYNYRSR from the exons ATGGGGCCTTTCCTCCTCGTTCTCTTCGCT CATGCAATTGGAGTAAGCCATGCCCATGCTGCTTCACCTGCGGAGGTCTACTGGCACGCAGTCCTGCCAAAAACACCCATGCCCGGTGCTATCcgtg ATATATTGGCTGATAAGGAGGCACGCACAGCCGTGAATGTTAGCGAGGGAGGGCTCAGCTTTAATATCAGCAAGGGCAAGAACTTCGCGAGACTTGGTAATTCCTACATCTACAACTACAGGTCCCGC
- the LOC120108552 gene encoding BURP domain-containing protein 3-like produces the protein TKIEDRFATIFFLQKDVLHPGANKTIHFIRTSSGATLLPRRMADSIPFSSIKLPEMLARLSINPNSTEAESMKKTLQDCEAPPVDGETKYCATSLESMVDFSTSTLGTRNIRALSTTLDNHATPKQVYTMSKVQKLAGSKFVSCHVMNYIYAVFYCHSQSTVAYTLSMVGKDGTKVEAVAACHTNTAEFNPQYVAFQVLHVKPGTVPICHFLLENGILWSPNK, from the coding sequence ACCAAAATAGAAGATCGCTTTGCAACTATCTTCTTCTTACAGAAGGACGTCTTGCATCCCGGGGCCAACAAGACCATCCATTTTATCCGGACCAGCTCTGGCGCCACCCTTCTTCCTCGTCGCATGGCTGACTCCATTCCCTTCTCATCCATCAAGCTCCCAGAAATGCTTGCCCGCCTCTCCATTAACCCCAACTCCACCGAAGCAGAATCCATGAAGAAGACGCTTCAGGACTGCGAGGCGCCTCCAGTTGATGGAGAGACCAAGTACTGCGCAACCTCCCTCGAGTCCATGGTGGATTTTAGCACGTCGACCCTTGGGACACGTAACATCCGGGCCTTGTCAACGACGTTGGATAACCATGCTACCCCGAAGCAAGTGTACACCATGTCCAAGGTGCAAAAGCTGGCTGGCTCTAAGTTCGTGTCTTGCCATGTTATGAATTATATATACGCTGTGTTTTACTGCCACTCACAAAGCACGGTAGCATACACATTGTCGATGGTGGGGAAGGATGGGACAAAGGTGGAGGCCGTGGCTGCATGCCACACTAATACGGCCGAATTCAACCCCCAGTACGTGGCTTTCCAGGTGCTTCATGTGAAGCCTGGGACTGTGCCAATCTGCCACTTCCTGCTCGAGAACGGCATTCTATGGAGTCCAAACAAATAG